A window from Streptomyces sp. NBC_00299 encodes these proteins:
- a CDS encoding phosphoketolase family protein: protein MSKVEHQNATALSDGELRTLDAHWRAANYLAAGQIYLMSNPLLTEPLKPEHIKPRLLGHWGTSPGLNLVYTHLNRVIKARGLDALCVWGPGHGGPSVLAGSWLDGSYSEIYPDVSRDAEGMELLFRQFSFPGGVPSHVAPEVPGSIHEGGELGYSLAHAYGAAFDNPDLLVACVIGDGEAETGPLAASWHSNKFLDPVHDGAVLPILHLNGYKIANPTVLSRLPEPELDALLRGYGHEPIHVTGDDPAAVHRAMAQAFDEALNCITLMQRSAREGGVAERVHWPVIVLRTPKGWTGPAEVDGLPVEGTWRAHQVPLAGVRENPEHLRQLEAWLRSYRPEELFHPDGRPAADVLACVPDGSRRLGATAYANGGLLLRDLPIRPLDAFAVPVDKPGTTLHEPTRVLGDLLEQVMKDTAHRRDFRVVGPDETASNRLQAVFDASGKAWQAQTLPVDEHLDRHGRVMEILSEHLCQGWLEGYLLTGRHGLFSCYEAFVHIVDSMVNQHIKWLKTSRELPWRAPIASLNYLLTSHVWRQDHNGFSHQDPGFVDHVLNKSPGVVRVYLPPDANTLLSVADHALRSRDYVNVIVAGKQPCFDWLSMDAARAHCARGAGIWDWAGTENGAEPDVVLACAGDVPTQEVLAAAQLLRRHLPQLAVRVVNVVDMTRLLPREEHPHGMTEFEYDGLFTTDKPVIFAYHGYPWLIHRLAYRRTGHPNLHVRGYKESGTTTTPFDMVVRNDLDRYRLVMDVIDRVPGLAVRAAAVRQSMADARTRHHAWIREHGTDLPEVADWTWNS, encoded by the coding sequence ATGTCCAAGGTGGAACACCAGAACGCCACGGCACTTTCCGACGGCGAACTGCGTACGCTCGATGCCCACTGGCGGGCCGCCAACTACCTTGCCGCGGGACAGATCTATTTGATGTCGAACCCGCTGCTGACCGAGCCCCTGAAGCCGGAGCACATCAAGCCCCGGCTGCTGGGCCACTGGGGCACCTCGCCCGGGCTGAACCTCGTGTACACCCACCTCAACCGGGTCATCAAGGCGCGCGGGCTGGACGCGCTGTGCGTGTGGGGCCCCGGGCACGGCGGTCCGTCCGTACTCGCCGGCTCGTGGCTGGACGGCAGCTACAGCGAGATCTACCCGGACGTGTCGCGCGACGCGGAGGGGATGGAGCTGCTGTTCCGGCAGTTCTCCTTCCCGGGGGGTGTGCCGAGCCATGTGGCGCCGGAGGTGCCAGGGTCCATCCATGAAGGCGGCGAGCTCGGCTACTCGCTCGCCCACGCCTACGGCGCCGCCTTCGACAACCCGGACCTGCTCGTCGCATGCGTCATCGGCGACGGCGAGGCGGAGACCGGACCGCTGGCCGCTTCCTGGCACTCGAACAAGTTCCTCGACCCGGTCCACGACGGCGCGGTCCTGCCCATCCTGCACCTCAACGGTTACAAGATCGCCAACCCGACCGTGCTGTCCCGCCTGCCGGAGCCCGAACTCGACGCGCTGCTTCGGGGATACGGCCACGAGCCAATCCATGTCACCGGCGACGATCCCGCCGCCGTCCACCGGGCGATGGCCCAAGCCTTCGACGAAGCGCTGAACTGCATCACCCTGATGCAGCGCTCCGCCCGCGAGGGCGGCGTCGCCGAGCGCGTGCACTGGCCGGTGATCGTGCTGCGCACGCCGAAGGGCTGGACCGGCCCTGCCGAGGTCGACGGCCTGCCGGTGGAAGGAACCTGGCGGGCCCACCAGGTCCCGCTCGCGGGCGTACGGGAAAACCCGGAGCATCTACGGCAGTTGGAGGCATGGCTGCGCTCGTACCGGCCTGAGGAACTGTTCCACCCGGACGGCCGACCCGCCGCCGACGTCCTTGCCTGCGTTCCCGACGGTTCCAGGCGCCTGGGCGCCACCGCGTACGCCAACGGCGGCCTCCTCCTACGAGACCTGCCCATCCGGCCGCTGGACGCCTTCGCCGTGCCCGTCGACAAGCCCGGAACGACCCTCCACGAACCGACCCGGGTCCTCGGCGACCTCCTCGAGCAGGTCATGAAGGACACCGCACACCGACGCGACTTCCGCGTCGTCGGCCCGGACGAGACCGCCTCCAACCGGCTCCAGGCCGTCTTCGACGCCAGCGGCAAGGCCTGGCAGGCGCAGACCCTTCCGGTCGACGAGCACCTGGACCGGCACGGCCGGGTGATGGAGATCCTCTCCGAACACCTCTGCCAGGGCTGGCTGGAGGGCTACCTCCTCACCGGCCGGCACGGACTGTTCTCCTGCTACGAAGCCTTCGTGCACATCGTCGACTCGATGGTCAACCAGCACATCAAGTGGCTGAAGACCTCGAGGGAGCTTCCGTGGCGCGCCCCCATCGCCTCCCTCAACTACCTGCTCACCTCGCACGTGTGGCGGCAGGACCACAACGGCTTCTCCCACCAGGATCCCGGGTTCGTCGACCACGTCCTCAACAAGAGCCCCGGGGTCGTGCGGGTGTATCTGCCGCCGGACGCCAACACCCTCCTGTCCGTCGCCGACCACGCGCTGCGCAGCCGCGACTACGTCAACGTGATCGTGGCCGGCAAGCAGCCCTGCTTCGACTGGCTGTCCATGGACGCCGCCCGCGCCCACTGCGCCCGCGGCGCCGGCATCTGGGACTGGGCCGGCACGGAGAACGGCGCCGAACCGGACGTCGTCCTCGCCTGCGCCGGCGACGTGCCCACCCAGGAGGTCCTGGCCGCCGCCCAACTGCTCCGGCGTCACCTGCCCCAACTCGCCGTGCGCGTGGTCAACGTCGTCGACATGACCCGGCTGCTGCCGCGCGAGGAGCACCCGCACGGCATGACCGAGTTCGAGTACGACGGCCTGTTCACCACCGACAAGCCGGTGATCTTCGCCTACCACGGCTACCCGTGGCTGATCCACCGCCTCGCCTACCGCCGCACCGGCCACCCGAACCTGCACGTACGTGGTTACAAGGAGTCCGGCACCACGACCACGCCGTTCGACATGGTGGTCCGCAACGACCTCGACCGATACCGCCTGGTCATGGACGTCATCGACCGCGTCCCCGGCCTCGCCGTCCGTGCCGCCGCCGTACGCCAGTCGATGGCCGACGCCCGTACCCGCCACCACGCCTGGATCCGCGAACACGGCACCGACCTGCCCGAGGTCGCCGACTGGACCTGGAACTCCTGA
- a CDS encoding ADP-ribosylglycohydrolase family protein yields MKRIQRAAGVVVGSAVGDALGGPFEFGPQGAFSARFPAPGAGGEMCGGGGWDPGEATDDTQMAVLVAESLLERGGLDLPDIFARFQLWAASEPKDIGLQTEDVLTNGMPWDLAAAIHFQVNQRAAGNGSLMRASTSAVHFAPAGQEGTMDAAHRIAALTHGDRAAWEGTAIFHELIRVTFEDTHPLTALPDILALVHPDHHARYARVLAPDWHPDQATEFNGAVWPCLGSAVWALRTTTSFEGAIRAAIDLGGDTDTVAAVTGGLAGAYYGLDAIPARWTQPLHVPLPGSDGRVLHLADLLRLAHRLGG; encoded by the coding sequence ATGAAGCGGATTCAGCGGGCCGCCGGCGTGGTCGTCGGCTCAGCGGTGGGTGACGCCCTGGGCGGCCCTTTCGAGTTCGGTCCCCAGGGAGCGTTCTCTGCGCGGTTTCCCGCGCCTGGTGCCGGTGGCGAGATGTGCGGAGGTGGTGGCTGGGACCCCGGCGAGGCCACTGACGACACGCAGATGGCCGTCCTCGTCGCGGAGTCCCTGCTGGAGCGGGGCGGACTGGATCTGCCGGACATCTTCGCCCGCTTCCAGCTGTGGGCGGCATCAGAACCCAAGGACATCGGTTTGCAGACCGAAGACGTCCTCACCAACGGCATGCCCTGGGACCTCGCCGCCGCGATCCATTTCCAGGTCAACCAGCGAGCAGCGGGAAACGGCTCCTTGATGCGGGCATCGACCTCCGCGGTCCACTTCGCGCCCGCCGGCCAAGAAGGCACCATGGACGCGGCCCACCGCATCGCTGCCCTCACCCACGGTGACCGCGCGGCCTGGGAAGGCACCGCGATATTCCACGAACTCATCCGCGTCACGTTCGAGGACACCCACCCCCTCACCGCGCTCCCGGACATCCTGGCTCTCGTCCACCCTGACCACCACGCCCGCTACGCCAGGGTCCTCGCGCCCGACTGGCACCCCGATCAGGCGACCGAGTTCAACGGTGCCGTCTGGCCCTGCCTGGGCTCAGCCGTCTGGGCCCTGCGCACCACCACCAGCTTCGAGGGCGCGATACGCGCGGCGATCGACCTCGGCGGTGACACGGACACCGTCGCCGCGGTGACCGGCGGCCTCGCAGGGGCGTACTACGGGCTGGATGCGATCCCCGCCCGCTGGACCCAGCCGCTCCATGTCCCCCTCCCAGGGTCCGACGGGCGGGTGCTGCACCTGGCAGATCTGCTCCGCCTCGCACACCGCCTCGGAGGCTGA
- a CDS encoding STAS domain-containing protein codes for MAKKETKGTDQAVQAGLLSVVTTVDAGIRVVSPTGEIDQQTSEPLRQALDATAPPGPRVVADMSGVSFMDSTGINILIAAHRDLAEAGGWLRLAAPTGPVLHTIRLVGIDTVIDCHDTLRQALNT; via the coding sequence ATGGCCAAGAAAGAAACGAAGGGTACAGATCAAGCTGTCCAAGCGGGCCTGCTGTCGGTCGTTACCACCGTCGACGCCGGTATCCGCGTGGTGTCCCCCACCGGCGAGATCGATCAGCAGACCAGCGAACCACTACGGCAAGCCCTTGACGCCACCGCACCTCCCGGCCCCCGCGTCGTCGCCGACATGAGCGGCGTCAGCTTCATGGACTCCACCGGCATCAACATCCTCATCGCCGCCCACCGCGACCTCGCGGAAGCCGGCGGCTGGCTCCGTCTGGCCGCACCCACCGGGCCCGTCCTGCACACCATCCGACTCGTCGGCATCGACACCGTCATCGACTGCCACGACACCCTGCGCCAAGCCCTCAACACCTGA